The Pseudomonas sp. GD03919 region GGTGCTGGGCAGCGCCATCGGCGTGTTCTATTACCTGCGGGTGATGGTCACCCTGTTCATGCGCGAGCCCAACATGCATCGCCACGACGCGCCCTTCGACTGGGGCCAGGGCGCCGGCGGCATCATGCTGCTGGTAGTCGCTCTGCTTGTCTTCGTTCTCGGCGTATACCCGCAGCCGTTGCTGGAACTGGTGCAACACGCCGGCCTTGTCGTCCTGGCGCAATGAAGCACAAGCCCCGCTAACTGCGGGGCTTGTGCTTTTAAAGGTCGCGGCTGAAGCCCCTCCCACAAGTCATCATGAACTCCGTGGGAGGGGCTTTAGCCGCGACAGACCTGCCCCGGATTGCATCCGGGCTACCGCCGAGCCACCAGAAACAGACGCGGAAACGGCAGCAGCACCCGGCCATCGGCCTGCGCCGGATAGGCCTCGGCAATCGCCGCCTGATAGCGTTGCAGAAATGCGACCTGCTGCTCGGCCTCCAGCGGTTGCAAAAACGGCAGTAACGCCGTGGATTTGAACCACTCCACCACCGCTGCGGCATTCTCCAATACGTGGAAGTAAGTGGTACGCCAGATATCCAGCTCACGGGCGTGGGCAGCAAGCATGTCGTAATAGGTTTGCGCGTCATGCCGCTCGGCATGGCGCACCTCGCCGATCTACGCTGCCCATGATCCATCTGCCGCCACATCACGAGCCAGGCGATGCGCAGGTTCCTGCAGGTTGTCCGGGGTCTGGATCGCCAACCAGCCACCGGGCGCCAGTTGCGCGAGCAATCTCGGATACAGCCGAGCATGGTCCGGCAACCACTGCAGCGAGGCATTGGCCAGGATCAGCTGCGGCGCGCACTCGGCCTGCCAGTGCTGGATATCCGCCAACTGGAAGCTGACCTGCGGCAGACGCTCACGTGCCGCGCGCAACATGTCTTCGCTGCTGTCGATACCGATTACTTGCGCTTGTGACGCATGCGCCTGCAATACAGCTGTGGAATTGCCGGGACCGCAGCCCAAATCGACGGCCAGCTCGACACTCTCGCGGGGCACCGCCGCCAACAGGTCATGGACCGGGCGAGTACGTTGGCGTTCGAAGAGAGAATACTGCTGCGCGGACCAACTCATTCGGGCACTCCTGCGTTCAGACGAGGCGACAGAATAACAGGCGAAGACAAGTCGCCGGCGCACCGGCAATTTTCCGCTGCCTGCGCACTGGCACATGGCGGTTATCCGCCACTCACTGTGCGCCAGATCACATGCTTTTTAACGCTCCAAGCAGGCTGGCGGAAATTCGCCACAATGGCATAACCCTTGCCATGCAAGTCCCAGCTCTGAACTGTCTGGGGTGCTGCCTATCCCCCCACAACAGAACAGTAGAGCGACCAACACGAGGCGCCTGCCAAGGCACCGCAACCGACAAGAAGAAAAGGAAGCAGTATGTTCAATCCAGTCCGCGCCCTGGCCGCCTGCGCCTTGGCGTTAGCCTCTTTCGGTGCCGCCACGGCACTGGCCGATGAACCTATCCTGATCAAGTTTTCCCATGTTGTCGCCGACACCACCCCGAAGGGTCAGGGCGCGCTGCTGTTCCAGCAACTGGTCGAAGAGCGCCTGGCCGGCAAGGTCAAGGTCGAGGTCTACCCGAACTCCAGTCTCTACGGCGATGCCAATGAGCTCGAAGCGCTGCGCAACAACGAGGTGCAGTTGCTGGCGCCCTCGCTGGCCAAATTCGAGCAGTACACAAAGCAGTTACAGGTGTTCGACCTGCCCTTCCTGTTCGATGACATCGAGGCCGTCAACCGTTTCCAGAAGCGTTCCAAGGGCCGCCAATTGCTGCGCTCGATGGAGGATCACAACATCGTCGGCCTGGCTTATTGGCACAACGGCATGAAGCAGTTGTCGGCGACCCGTGCGCTGCATACACCCGGTGACGCCAATGGCTTGAGCTTCCGCATCCAGCCATCGGCGGTACTGGAAGCGCAATTCGCCCAGGTTGGCGCCAGCACCCAAAAACTGCCGTTCGCAGAAGTGTTCAAGGCACTGCAGAGCGGCCAGGTGCAAGGCGCGGAAAACCCCTGGTCGAACATCTACAGCCAGAAACTGCACGAGGTGCAGCCCTTCATCAGCGAAACCAACCATGGCGTGCTGGACTACATGCTGGTGAGCAACTCACGCTTCTGGTACGGCATCCCGCATCAGATGCGCGTGGAGCTGGAAGCCATCATCGATGAAGTCACCTATACGGTAAACAAGCAGGCCGAAGCCGCCAACCAGGCCGACCGCCAGCGCATCATCGACTCGGGCCGCAGCCAATTGATCACCCTTAGCAGCGAAGAGCGCGAAGCCTGGCGTGACGCCATGCGTCCGGTGTGGCAGCAATTCGAATCGGTGATCGGCAGTGACGTGATCAAGGCCGCACAAACCGTCAATCGCAAGCAGCGCAATTGACTTGAAGCCGGCATGGCGGGAAACCGCCATGCCGGCTTGTTCACTCTGGAGCCCGCTGCGGCTCTGACTGAAGCAATTGCTCCACTTGCCAGCCGCCACCTAACGCGGCGATGAGCTGCACGCTGGCAGTCAGACGGCTGCCCAGCAACGTAAGATTGGTGCGCTCGTTGTTCAGCGCCGTGGCCTGTACGTTGACCACGCTGTTGAAGTCGACAGTGCCGGCGCGGTACTGGTTTTCGATCAGGCGTAACGACTCGCGCGCCGCATCAAGCGCTTCCTGTTGCACCCCACTCTCCTGCTCCAGCACACGCAACTGCACCAGGTAATCCTCTACTTCGCGGAAGCTGTCCAGCACGGCCTGGCGGTATTGCGCCACCGTCTGGTCATAAGCGGCCTCGCTGCGCTCCAGCTCTGCACGCCGCGCACCACCATCGAACAGGCTCAGCGCCAATTGCGGCCCCAGCGACCAGAAGCGGTTGGGTACTTCGATCCAGTCGGCGAAGCTGCTGCCGCGGTAACCGCCGCTGGCCGATATGGTCAGATCCGGGAACCAGGCCGCCTCCGCTACGCCGATCTGCGCATTGGCTGCCATCACCCGGCGCTCGGCCGCGGCGACGTCAGGGCGACGTTCGAGAAGTTGCGACGGCAACGCCACGGGTACCTCGGGCAACGCTGGCAGGCTCTCGCGCGGTGCGATGGACAGCTCGGCCGGACTGACGCCGACCAGCACGGCAATGGCATGTTCGAGCTGCGCGCGCTGCCACTCGAGATCAATTGCCTGCGCCTGGGTGCTCTTGAGCTGAGTGGTGGCCTGGGTCACGTCGGACTTGGGCACGATGCCGGCTCGATACTGGTTCTCGGTCAGGCGCAGCGAGCGCGCGTAAGCGGCCACTGTCGCGTCGAGCAGACGCTTCTGTTCATCGAGGATGCGCAGCTGCAGGTAGTTCTGCACCAGCTCGCTCTGCAGGCTCAGGCGCACCGCAGCCAGGTCGGCGGCGCTGGCCTCGAAATCGGCACGGCTGGCTTCCAGGCCGCGACGCAGCTTGCCCCAGAGATCCAGCTCCCAGGCCGCATTCAGGCTAAGGTCGTAACTCTTGGAAATGCTCGAGGTACCCGAACCGCTGACGGTGACGCCATCGGCGGTACGGATGGTACTGTCACCACCGCCCTGCCCGGCCCGGGTCACCCCGGCGCTGCCGGACAGCGTCGGGTAGAAGCTGGCGCGCGCGCCGCGCACCAGCGCGCGCGCCTGGCGATACTGGGCCTCGGCAGCGGCCAGGTTCTGGTTGGAAACATGCAGACGCTCGACCAGCGCGTCGAGCTCGGCGTCGTCATATAGCGCCCACCAGTTGCCACGCTCCAGAACGTCAGCTGGCGCGGCGGCTTTCCAGCCCTCGACCTGCTTGAACTGCGCAGGTGCCGCCAGTTCGGGGCGCTGATAGTCAGGCCCTAGGGCGCAGCCGCCCAGCACGCCGGCCAGCAGCAAGGAAACAAGAGTTCGGGCGAAAGGAGTTCGATTCATAACGGATTTTCCAACGAAGCATCGGTGCGCACGCCGCGCCAGCGATTGACGCGGTGGCGCAGGCGGTCGAAGTAGAGATAGACCACCGGAGTGGTGTAGAGCGTCAGCACCTGGCTCAGCACCAGGCCACCGACGATGGTGATGCCCAGCGGCTGGCGCATTTCCGAACCTTCGGCGCTGCCCAGCACCAGCGGCAAGGCGCCCAGGATAGCGGCCAGGGTGGTCATCATGATCGGGCGGAAACGCAGCAGACAGGCCTGGCGGATGGATTCGTGCGGGCTCAGGCGCTCGCCGCGCTCCAGTTGCAGGGCCAGGTCGACCATCAGAATGGCGTTCTTCTTGACGATACCGATCAGCAGGAACAGGCCCAGCAGCGAGATCAGGCTGAACTCCATGCCCACCAGTTGCAGTGCGAGCAAGGCGCCAACTCCGGCCGACGGCAAGGTCGAGAGGATGGTCAGCGGATGCACGTAGCTCTCGTAGAGCACGCCCAGCACGATGTACACCACCACCAGCGCCAGCAGGATCATCAGCGGCTGATTGCCCTGGGTCTGCTGGAAGGCGGCTCCGGTGCCGCCGAGCATGCCCTGCACCTCGGTGGGCAGACCGACCCGTGCCACGGCGTTGTCGATGGCGCGACTGGCCTGATCGAGGCTGACACCTTCGGCCAGGGAGAAACCGATATTCTCGGCGGCGAACTGGCCCTGATGGTTGACTCGATCTTCCTCCAGGCTGCGCTCCCAATGGGCGAAGGTCGACAGCGGCACACGCGCACCATCGGCGGTGATCAGCTGAATCTGATCCAGCGCCTCGGGATGCTGTGCATAGCGTGGGTTGATCTCCATCACCACGCTGTACTGATTCAGCGCCTGGTAGATGGTCGACACCTGACGCTGACTGAAGGCATTGTTGAGCACCGCGGTGATCATGCTCATTTCAACGCCCAGACGCTGCGCGGCCTCGCGGTCCACCACCAGACGGATTTGCTGCGCGCCGCTGTTCTCGCGGGCGTCGATATCGGTGAGCTCGGGCAAGGCGCGCAGCGCCTCGCGCACCCTCGGCAGCCATTCGCGCAGTGCATCGAGATCGCCGGAGAGCAGCATGTACTCGTTTTCCGAACTACGGCCTTCACGGCCGCCGATCTGCAGATCCTGATCAGGCATGAGGAACATGCGCCCACCCGGCACCTTCGGCACGCTGGCCCGCAGGCGGTTGATCACCTGCTGCGAAGACACCTTGCGCTCGCTGATCGGTTTCAGGCGCACGATCATGAAGGCGTTGTTGATGCCGCCGGCACCGCCGATGAAGCCAGCCACGCTGTCCACCGCCGGATCGGCCAGCACCGCCTTGCGGAAAATCTCCATCTTCGGCTGCATGACCTGGAACGACAGGCCGTCATCACCGCGAATGAAGCCGATCAGCTGGCCGGTATCCTGCTGCGGCATGAAGGTCTTGGGAATGCTGACGAACAGATAGACGTTCAGCGCGATGGTCGCCAGCAGGCTGATGACCATCAGCAACGAATGGCGCAGCGCCCAGTCCAGCGAACGCCCGTACACGGCCAGCACCCGCGTCTGCAGGTGGTCGCCCCATTGCTGCAGGCGGCTGCGCGACTGCTCGTCTTCGGCCTTGAGCCAGCGTGCGCAGAGCATCGGCGTCAAGGTCAGCGACACCAGCAGGGAAATCACCACCGCCACCGCCAGGGTGATGGAAAATTCGCGAAACAGCCGCTCGACGATGCCGCCCATGAACAGGATGGAGATGAACACCGCCACCAGCGACAGGTTCATCGACAGCAGGGTGAAGCCCACCTCGCGGGTGCCTTTGAACGCCGCCGCCATCGGCTTTTCGCCGTTATGGATGTGCCGGGCGATGTTTTCCAGCACCACGATGGCATCGTCCACCACCAGCCCGGTGGCGATGATCAGCGCCATCAGCGACAGGTTGTTCAGCGAGAACCCCAGCAGGTACATGGCGGCGAAACTGCCGATCAGCGACACCGGCACCGCCAGCGCGGGTATCAGCGCTGCGCGCCAGCGCCCGAGGAAGGCCAGCACCACCAGGATCACCAGGCCCACGGCGATCAGCAGCGTTTGCTCGGCCTCGTGCAGGGTGGCGCGGATCACTGGCGAGCGATCCATCGCCACCTCCAGCTCGACGCTGGCTGGAATTACCTCGCGCAGCGCCGGCAGCTCGGCGCGGATGTCGGCGATGGTCTGCAGGATGTTCGCCCCGCTCTGCCGATTGATCACCAGCAGCACCGCTTCCCTGTCGTTGTAGAAACCGCTGTTGTAGCGGTCCTCGACGCCATCGGTGACGGTGGCCACGTCACCCAGGCGCACGGCGGCGCCGTCCTGGTAGCGGATGATCATCGGCAGGTAGTCGGCGGCCTTGGCCAACTGATCACTGGCCTGCACCTGCCAGCGGCGCTGCTCGTCCTCCACCGCCCCCTTGGGGCGCAGGGCGTTGCTCGCGGCGATGGTCTGGCGCACTTCGTCCAGGGCAATGCCGTACTGGTCGAGCAGGCGCGGCTCCAGCGATACGCGCACCGCCGGCAAGGAGCTGCCGCCGACCTGCACCTCGCCGACGCCGCCGACCTGCGACAGCTTCTGCGCCAGGATGGTCGAGGCCACGTCGTACAGCTGGCCCTTGCTCAGGGTATCGCTGGTCAGTGATATGACCATGATCGGCGCCTGCGACGGATTGATCTTGCGGTAGCTGGGCTTGCTGCGCATGCCACTGGGCAGCAGTTCGCGCGCCGCATTGATCGCCGCCTGCACCTCGCGCGCGGCGGTGTTGATGTCCTTGTCCAGGTCGAACTGGATCATGATCCGCGTGCTGCCCTGGCTGCTGCGGCTGTTCATCTGGCTGATACCGGCGATGGTACCGAGCGAGCGCTCCAGCGGCGTGGCCACGGTGGAAGCCATGATCTGCGGACTGGCCCCCGGCAGGCTGGCCTGCACGGTGATGGTGGGAAAATCCATCTGCGGCAATGGCGCCACCGGCAACAGGCCGAAGCTGACGCCGCCAAGCAGCATGATCGCCAGGCTCAGCAGCAGGGTCGCCACCGGGCGCCGGATAAAGGGGGCGGAGAGATTCACCGTCCTTCTCCCTCTGGGAGCAGATGGCGCGCAGCGCCGGATGAAGGTTGTAACGGCGCCCCGATTGAAGCTCGGGCAATCTTCATACCCTCACCCCCAGCCCCTCTCCCGACGGGAGAGGGGGAGTAAAAGCGCTGCGCCGCTCATACCGCCACTCCCGCCGCACTGCGCCCGCTGACGCGGCGCGACAGGCGATCGAAGTAGAGGTAGATCACCGGCGTGGTGAACAGCGTCAGCACCTGGCTGACCAGCAGGCCGCCGACCATCACCAGGCCCAGCGGCTGGCGCAGCTCGGCGCCGGAGCCCGAGGCCAGCATCAGCGGGATGGCGCCGAACAGCGCCGCCAGGGTGGTCATCAGGATGGGGCGGAAACGCAGCAGCGCAGCCTGGTAGATCGCCGCCTCCGGCACCATGCCCTGGTTGCGCTCGGCCTCCAGGGCGAAGTCGATCATCATGATCGCGTTCTTCTTGACGATACCGATCAGCAGGATGATGCCGATGATGGCGATCAGGCCCAGGTCGTTACCCGTCAGCAGCAGCGCCAGCAGTGCACCGACTCCCGCCGACGGCAGCGTGGAGAGAATGGTGATCGGGTGGATATAGCTCTCGTAGAGCACGCCGAGCACGATGTACATGGTGACGATGGCCGCCAGGATCAGCAGCAAGGTCGACGACAACGATGCACGGAACGCCTCGGCAGCGCCCTGGAACTGGGTGTTGATGCCACCGGGCAGGCCAATTTCCTGCTCGACCCGCTCGATGACTTCGACCGCCTCGCCCAGCGACACGCCGGGCGCCAGGTTGAACGACAGGGTCACCGCCGGAAACTGGCCGATATGGTTGATCAACAGGCTGGCCGGACGCTCCTCGACGCGTGCCAGGGAAGACAGCGGCACCTGTTGGCCATCACCGGTGGCGACATGGATCTGGCGCAGCGCGGCCAGGCCGATACGCCCGCCATCGCGGCTTTCCAGCACCACGCGGTACTGGCTGGCCTGGGTGTAGATGGTGCTGATCTGGCGCTGGCCGAAGGCGTCGTACAAGGCATCGTCGATGCTGCCGACGTTGATGCCTAGCCGCGCCGCAGCGTCGCGGTCGATGTCCAGGTACACCTGCAGGCCGCGGTTCTGCAAATCGCTGGCCACATCGGTCAGCTCGGGTTGCTCGCGCAGCGCCTCGACCAGGCGAGGCGTCCAGGTTTCCAGCAAGGCGCTGTCGGGCGATTCCAGGGTGAACTGGAACTGCGTGCGGCTGATGCGATCCTCGATGGTCAGGTCCTGCACCGGCTGCATGTACAGCTCGATACCGGGAATTTTCGCCAGCTCCGGCCGCAGACGCTCGATCACCTCACTGGCGGTGACGTCGCGTTCGGCGTGCGTCTTGAGGTTGATCAGCAGGCGGCCGCTGTTGAGGGTCGGATTGTCGCCATCCACGCCAATCGACGAGGACAGGCTGGCCACCGCCGGATCACGCAGGATTACATCGGCCAGCCGTTGCTGACGCTCGCTCATAGCGCTGAAGGAAATCGACTGCGGTGCCTCGGAAATGCCCTGGATCACCCCGGTGTCCTGCACCGGGAAGAAGCCCTTGGGCACGGCCATATACAACAGCACGGTCAGGCCCAGGGTGGCCACGGCCACCAGCAGGGTAAGCGGCTGATGCCTGAGCACCCACTGCAGCCACACGCCATAGCGCTCGATCATGGCGTCGATGGCGCCACCGGCGACGCGATAGAAGCCCCCTTCCTGCTCGGGTTTCTCGGCCTTAAGCAAGCGCGCGCACATCATCGGCGTGAGGGTCAGCGACACCACCAGGGAAATCAGGATGGCCACCGCCAGGGTGATGGCGAACTCGCGGAACAGCCGCCCTACCACATCGGCCATGAACAATAGCGGAATCAGTACGGCGATCAGCGACAGGGTCAGCGACACCAGAGTGAAGCTGATCTGCCGGGCGCCCTTGAGCGCTGCGTTGAGCGGCGTCTCGCCCTCCTCCAGATGGCGCGCGATGTTCTCCAGCATGACGATGGCGTCGTCGACCACGAAGCCGGTGGCAATGGTCAGCGCCATCAGCGTCAGGTTGTTGATGGTGAAACCGGCCAGGTACATCACGCCGAAGGTGCCAATCAGCGACAGTGGCACGACGATGGACGGGATGATGGTCGCCGACAGCTTGCGCAGGAACAGGAAGGTCACCATCACCACCAGGGCGATGGCCAGCAGCAGTTCGTGCTGTACGTCGCGCACTGCAGCGCGGATGGTCTGCGTGCGGTCGGTGAGCACCTTGACCTCGACGCTGGCCGGCAGGCCTTCGGTCAGGTGCGGCAGCAGGGTCTGGATGCGGTCGACCACATCGATGACGTTGGCGCCCGGCTGGCGCTGCACGTTGACCAGCACCGCCTGGTTGCGGTTGGCCCAGGCCGCCAGGCGCTCGTTCTCGGCACCATCGATGATCTCGGCGACATCCTTCAGGCGCAGCGCAGCGCCGTTCTGATAGCTGAGGATCAGCTCGCGGTATTCATCGACCGACTTCAGCTGGTCGTTGGCGTCGAGCTGCGAGACACGGGTCGGCCCGTCGAAATTGCCCTTGGGCTGGTTGACGTTGCTCGCCGTGATCAGACTGCGCACGTCGGCCAGGCTCAGACCGTAGGACGCCAGCGCCTCCGGGTTGACGCGAATACGCACCGCCGGTCGTTGCCCACCGGCCAGGGTCACCAGACCGACACCGCTGGTTTGCGCGAGCTTCTGCGCCAGACGGGTATCGACCAGGTCGTTGACCTGCGGCAGCGGCAGCGTCTTTGAGCTCACCGCCAGGGTCAGCACCGGCGTATCGGCCGGGTTGACCTTGTTGTACACCGGCGGCGCCGGCAAATCAGCGGGTAGCAGGTTGCTCGCTGCGTTGATCGCCGCCTGCACCTCCTGCTCAGCCACCGCCAGCGAGACATCGAGATTGAAGCGCAGAGTGATCACCGAGGCGCCGCCAGAACTGGTCGAGGACATCTGCTTGAGCCCGGCCATCTGCCCGAACTGGCGCTCCAGCGGCGCGGTCACGGCGCTGGTCATCACATCCGGGCTGGCGCCTGGATACAAAGTCAGCACGCGGATGGTCGGATAATCCACCTCCGGCAGCGCCGACACCGGCAGCAGACGATAGGCGATCACACCGCTGAGAAAGATCGCCACCATCAACAGCGTGGTGGCAACCGGCCGCAGAATGAAGGGGCGGGAAATATTCATGCGTCGTTCCGTGCGGAGCCATCGCGCTTGCCCTGGCGAGCGCCCGGCTGCCTGGCCGCATCATCAGGGCTCTGCGCCTGATTTGGATCGACCACTTCCACCTCACTGCCGTCACGCAGACGGTCGGTGCCCTCCAGCACCAGCCGCTCGCCCTGCTGCACGCCCTCGCTGACCATGCTGCGTTCGGCATCGCTGGCGGCGATGCTGACCGAGCGAATGCTCACCTTGTTGGCGTCATCCACCACATAGACGAAGGTGCCCTGGGTACCGAACTGCACCGCAGCGGACGGGATGATGGTGGCAGCGTCACGGGTTTCCACGCGCAGGCGCACGTTGACGAACTGGTTGGGAAACAGCATCTGCTCGGCATTGTCGAAGCGCGCCTTGAGCTTGACCGTGCCGGTGGTGGTGTCGATCTGGTTGTCCAGGCTTTCCAGCACGCCCTCGGCCAGCTTCAGACGCTCACCACGGTCCCAGGCCTCGACAGCCAGGGTGGTGCCGTCACGCCTGCGCTGCAGCACGGCCGGCAGATCGCCTTCGGGAATGGTGAAGATCACCGAAATCGGATCGGTCTGGGTGATCACCACCAGCGGCGTGGTATCGCCGCCGCTGACCAGGTTGCCGATATCCAGTTGACGCAGGCCGAGACGGCCTGAAATCGGCGCACGAATCTGGGTGAAGTCGAGATTGAGCTTGGCCGTGGCGACGCTCGCCTGATTGCTCTGCAGGCTGCCGCGGTACTGATTGACCAGCGCCTGCTGGGTGTCGAGGGTCTGCTTGGCGATGCTGTCTTCGTCGTACAGCCCCTTGTAGCGCTGCAGATCCAGCTCGGCATTCTTCAGCTGCGCCTGGTTTTCCTGCAGCGCGCCCTGCGCCTGCTGCAGGGCCACCTGATAAGGGCGCGGATCGATCACTGCCAGAAGATCACCGGCCTTGACCGGCTGACCTTCCTCGAACAGCACCTTGACCAGCTCGCCGTCGACCCGCGAGCGCACATTGACCGTGTTGGAGGCAGTTACCGTGCCGAGCGCCTTGAGCTCGATGGCGAACTCGCCCTGCTCGACCTCGGCCACACGCACCGGCACCGGCCCCATATCACCAAAGCGGCCACGACCCATCTGCTGGGACTGCGGCTTGCTCGGCCAGAACCACCACAACAGCAAAATCAGCACGGCGAGCAGCGTCAGACCGATCAACCATTGGCGGGAAGTGTTCGAGGCAGGTGAGGAAGCATTCGACATGGCAGGAGTGAGATCACTTTTGGTGGGAGTCGGCACGATAAGCACTGGCCCGCGTCAAGCAAAGCCCATTTACCCGCTTTTTACGCTCCCCTTACGTTACTAACTGTTTGAGTCAGCGATAAATTCCGGGTCAGGCAAGAGACTCTCGAAGTGCCCGGACGTTCGCTCGGCCGACCAATAAAAAGGTTCTTCGCATATTTTGGGGAAAGTGCGGGTTGATACCGGACTGGCAAGTTTGTGTGTATATCGCTTACTGACTTAGCACTATCCATTACCGCGTGTACTGAGCGTTTGGGTTGCGCCCCTTACGGGCGCCACACCTTTCTTGCTTGCCCAAGAAAGGTGTGCCAAAGAAGGGCACCCCGACATCCGGGTTTCGCTACGCGAAACTTCCCTCGCTCCGGCGCTGCTCTGGGGGCCGGCTTACAAGGGCCGTCCCTGGCCCTTTAAGCGGGGCCGCCATCGGTATCTCGCCGCATCCATGCGGCTCGTCCCCCTGCGCAACACCTCCACTCGGCCTCCTGAAGGGGACCAGGTCGCGAGCTTGCGACATCTCTGGAAGATCAAAGTCGGTAGCGTTTGGCTTTTGCTCTTGACGCACGATCTCACAGACGACGCCAAAGTCCCCTTCAGTAGGCCGAGTGGAATCGCCGTGGAAGGGGTTGAGCGACATGGATGTCGCGAGAGCCGTGATGGGCCAGGGATGGCCCTTCGCGGCGTGCCCCTGGAACGGTGATGGAACGAGGGAACCCCGGCGCAGCAGGGCGGGGGCGCCTAGCTCGGATGCAGGGGTGTGTTTCTTTGCTTACTTTCTTTGCACAAGCAAAGAAAGTAAGTCGCCCGTAAGGGGCGAAACCCATCAGATCAGACAACACGCTAAGGGATAGTGCCAAGTCATCGGCAGCTAACACGTAGTTGCCAGTCCGGTGTCAAGCGTATCTTCCCCGCGATAACGCGAAGAAATCGAGTAGGAGGCGGGGTCGCCCCCGCCGTCCTCTCACACCACCGTACGTACGGTTCCGTATACGGCGGTTCAGGCCATACGGCTAAGCCGAGTGATCGTA contains the following coding sequences:
- a CDS encoding TRAP transporter substrate-binding protein, with the translated sequence MFNPVRALAACALALASFGAATALADEPILIKFSHVVADTTPKGQGALLFQQLVEERLAGKVKVEVYPNSSLYGDANELEALRNNEVQLLAPSLAKFEQYTKQLQVFDLPFLFDDIEAVNRFQKRSKGRQLLRSMEDHNIVGLAYWHNGMKQLSATRALHTPGDANGLSFRIQPSAVLEAQFAQVGASTQKLPFAEVFKALQSGQVQGAENPWSNIYSQKLHEVQPFISETNHGVLDYMLVSNSRFWYGIPHQMRVELEAIIDEVTYTVNKQAEAANQADRQRIIDSGRSQLITLSSEEREAWRDAMRPVWQQFESVIGSDVIKAAQTVNRKQRN
- a CDS encoding efflux transporter outer membrane subunit, coding for MNRTPFARTLVSLLLAGVLGGCALGPDYQRPELAAPAQFKQVEGWKAAAPADVLERGNWWALYDDAELDALVERLHVSNQNLAAAEAQYRQARALVRGARASFYPTLSGSAGVTRAGQGGGDSTIRTADGVTVSGSGTSSISKSYDLSLNAAWELDLWGKLRRGLEASRADFEASAADLAAVRLSLQSELVQNYLQLRILDEQKRLLDATVAAYARSLRLTENQYRAGIVPKSDVTQATTQLKSTQAQAIDLEWQRAQLEHAIAVLVGVSPAELSIAPRESLPALPEVPVALPSQLLERRPDVAAAERRVMAANAQIGVAEAAWFPDLTISASGGYRGSSFADWIEVPNRFWSLGPQLALSLFDGGARRAELERSEAAYDQTVAQYRQAVLDSFREVEDYLVQLRVLEQESGVQQEALDAARESLRLIENQYRAGTVDFNSVVNVQATALNNERTNLTLLGSRLTASVQLIAALGGGWQVEQLLQSEPQRAPE
- a CDS encoding multidrug efflux RND transporter permease subunit produces the protein MNLSAPFIRRPVATLLLSLAIMLLGGVSFGLLPVAPLPQMDFPTITVQASLPGASPQIMASTVATPLERSLGTIAGISQMNSRSSQGSTRIMIQFDLDKDINTAAREVQAAINAARELLPSGMRSKPSYRKINPSQAPIMVISLTSDTLSKGQLYDVASTILAQKLSQVGGVGEVQVGGSSLPAVRVSLEPRLLDQYGIALDEVRQTIAASNALRPKGAVEDEQRRWQVQASDQLAKAADYLPMIIRYQDGAAVRLGDVATVTDGVEDRYNSGFYNDREAVLLVINRQSGANILQTIADIRAELPALREVIPASVELEVAMDRSPVIRATLHEAEQTLLIAVGLVILVVLAFLGRWRAALIPALAVPVSLIGSFAAMYLLGFSLNNLSLMALIIATGLVVDDAIVVLENIARHIHNGEKPMAAAFKGTREVGFTLLSMNLSLVAVFISILFMGGIVERLFREFSITLAVAVVISLLVSLTLTPMLCARWLKAEDEQSRSRLQQWGDHLQTRVLAVYGRSLDWALRHSLLMVISLLATIALNVYLFVSIPKTFMPQQDTGQLIGFIRGDDGLSFQVMQPKMEIFRKAVLADPAVDSVAGFIGGAGGINNAFMIVRLKPISERKVSSQQVINRLRASVPKVPGGRMFLMPDQDLQIGGREGRSSENEYMLLSGDLDALREWLPRVREALRALPELTDIDARENSGAQQIRLVVDREAAQRLGVEMSMITAVLNNAFSQRQVSTIYQALNQYSVVMEINPRYAQHPEALDQIQLITADGARVPLSTFAHWERSLEEDRVNHQGQFAAENIGFSLAEGVSLDQASRAIDNAVARVGLPTEVQGMLGGTGAAFQQTQGNQPLMILLALVVVYIVLGVLYESYVHPLTILSTLPSAGVGALLALQLVGMEFSLISLLGLFLLIGIVKKNAILMVDLALQLERGERLSPHESIRQACLLRFRPIMMTTLAAILGALPLVLGSAEGSEMRQPLGITIVGGLVLSQVLTLYTTPVVYLYFDRLRHRVNRWRGVRTDASLENPL
- a CDS encoding MdtB/MuxB family multidrug efflux RND transporter permease subunit; this encodes MNISRPFILRPVATTLLMVAIFLSGVIAYRLLPVSALPEVDYPTIRVLTLYPGASPDVMTSAVTAPLERQFGQMAGLKQMSSTSSGGASVITLRFNLDVSLAVAEQEVQAAINAASNLLPADLPAPPVYNKVNPADTPVLTLAVSSKTLPLPQVNDLVDTRLAQKLAQTSGVGLVTLAGGQRPAVRIRVNPEALASYGLSLADVRSLITASNVNQPKGNFDGPTRVSQLDANDQLKSVDEYRELILSYQNGAALRLKDVAEIIDGAENERLAAWANRNQAVLVNVQRQPGANVIDVVDRIQTLLPHLTEGLPASVEVKVLTDRTQTIRAAVRDVQHELLLAIALVVMVTFLFLRKLSATIIPSIVVPLSLIGTFGVMYLAGFTINNLTLMALTIATGFVVDDAIVMLENIARHLEEGETPLNAALKGARQISFTLVSLTLSLIAVLIPLLFMADVVGRLFREFAITLAVAILISLVVSLTLTPMMCARLLKAEKPEQEGGFYRVAGGAIDAMIERYGVWLQWVLRHQPLTLLVAVATLGLTVLLYMAVPKGFFPVQDTGVIQGISEAPQSISFSAMSERQQRLADVILRDPAVASLSSSIGVDGDNPTLNSGRLLINLKTHAERDVTASEVIERLRPELAKIPGIELYMQPVQDLTIEDRISRTQFQFTLESPDSALLETWTPRLVEALREQPELTDVASDLQNRGLQVYLDIDRDAAARLGINVGSIDDALYDAFGQRQISTIYTQASQYRVVLESRDGGRIGLAALRQIHVATGDGQQVPLSSLARVEERPASLLINHIGQFPAVTLSFNLAPGVSLGEAVEVIERVEQEIGLPGGINTQFQGAAEAFRASLSSTLLLILAAIVTMYIVLGVLYESYIHPITILSTLPSAGVGALLALLLTGNDLGLIAIIGIILLIGIVKKNAIMMIDFALEAERNQGMVPEAAIYQAALLRFRPILMTTLAALFGAIPLMLASGSGAELRQPLGLVMVGGLLVSQVLTLFTTPVIYLYFDRLSRRVSGRSAAGVAV